The following proteins are encoded in a genomic region of Comamonas resistens:
- a CDS encoding class I SAM-dependent methyltransferase: MSLGSKEAAGNPHWDQRYAVDDYVFGTEPNAFLAAQGHRLAAGMRALAVADGEGRNGVWLARQGLDVLSMDASAVGLEKARKLASANDVGLKTVLADLGDFDWEPASFDVVVAIFVQFAAPALRAAMFTGMQQALRPGGLLLLQGYRPEQLAYRTGGPSAIENLYTTELLRSAFAEMTIEHLREHDSEISEGHGHRGMSALIDLVARKQP; encoded by the coding sequence ATGAGTCTTGGATCTAAGGAAGCTGCGGGCAACCCGCACTGGGATCAGCGCTACGCCGTGGATGACTATGTGTTCGGCACCGAACCCAATGCGTTCCTGGCCGCCCAGGGCCATCGCTTGGCAGCGGGTATGCGCGCATTGGCAGTTGCGGATGGAGAGGGCCGCAATGGCGTCTGGCTGGCCAGGCAAGGGCTCGATGTGCTGTCGATGGATGCTTCAGCGGTTGGGCTGGAAAAGGCGCGCAAGCTGGCGTCCGCCAATGACGTGGGGCTCAAGACCGTGCTTGCCGACTTAGGTGACTTCGATTGGGAACCCGCCAGCTTTGATGTGGTGGTGGCGATCTTTGTGCAGTTCGCAGCGCCTGCCTTGAGGGCTGCGATGTTCACTGGCATGCAGCAGGCTTTGCGGCCGGGCGGACTGCTGCTGTTGCAGGGCTATCGCCCCGAGCAGCTCGCTTACCGCACGGGGGGGCCATCTGCTATCGAGAATCTCTACACGACTGAACTGCTGCGTTCAGCCTTTGCCGAGATGACGATCGAACACCTGCGTGAGCATGATAGTGAGATTTCCGAGGGCCACGGCCACCGCGGCATGTCCGCGCTGATCGATTTGGTGGCGCGCAAGCAGCCTTGA